The following are encoded in a window of Stigmatella erecta genomic DNA:
- a CDS encoding STM4012 family radical SAM protein: MTRLEQMLEETPYVAYLYGYPHKTAYRPFSPSLPLESVWAEERRDALFLYLHVPFCEMRCGFCNLFTAAGPRQDVVEGYLAALGRETRRVKEALGPATFARAAIGGGTPTLLDVAGLHTVFDLAEGVMGADLRNIPVSVEVSPETLDAGKLQALHSRGVDRVSIGVQSFLEPEVAAVKRPQKTAQVEAALELIRSFHFPTLNIDLIYGMEGQTVDSLLFSLRAALRFAPEELYLYPLYVRPLTFLGKKGRAWDDLRLALYRAGRDFLLSQGYTQVSMRMFRARHAPDAQGPVYRCQEDGMVGLGCGARSYTQGVHYSSEYAVGSREVRSIIAAYSERTEASFGEVGYGFQLDAGEQRRRYMLLSLLADGVDLAVYQERFRASAWEDFPELAELEAHGLARRGEGRVLLTPEGVERSDLIGPWLHSGGVRERMQEYSWR, from the coding sequence ATGACGCGCCTGGAGCAGATGTTGGAGGAGACGCCCTACGTGGCGTACCTCTATGGCTACCCGCACAAGACGGCCTACCGGCCGTTCTCGCCCTCGCTCCCGCTGGAGTCCGTGTGGGCGGAGGAGCGGCGCGACGCGCTGTTCCTCTATCTGCATGTGCCCTTCTGCGAGATGCGCTGCGGCTTCTGTAACCTCTTCACCGCCGCGGGGCCGAGGCAGGACGTCGTGGAGGGGTACCTCGCCGCGCTGGGCCGCGAGACGCGCCGGGTGAAGGAGGCCCTCGGGCCCGCCACCTTTGCCCGCGCCGCTATTGGAGGCGGCACGCCCACGTTGCTGGATGTGGCCGGACTGCACACGGTGTTCGACCTGGCCGAAGGGGTCATGGGCGCGGACCTGCGGAACATCCCCGTCTCCGTGGAGGTGTCTCCGGAGACCCTTGATGCCGGGAAGCTCCAGGCACTGCACTCCCGGGGCGTGGACCGGGTGAGCATCGGGGTGCAGAGCTTCCTCGAGCCGGAGGTGGCGGCGGTGAAGCGGCCCCAGAAGACCGCCCAAGTGGAGGCCGCGCTGGAGCTCATCCGGAGCTTCCACTTTCCCACGCTCAACATCGATCTCATCTACGGCATGGAAGGGCAGACGGTGGACAGCCTGCTCTTCTCGCTGCGGGCCGCCCTGCGCTTCGCGCCCGAGGAGCTCTACCTCTATCCCCTGTACGTCCGGCCGCTCACCTTCCTGGGCAAGAAGGGGCGGGCGTGGGACGACCTGCGCTTGGCGCTCTACCGGGCCGGCCGCGATTTCTTGCTGTCGCAGGGCTACACCCAGGTCTCCATGCGCATGTTCCGGGCGCGCCATGCGCCGGATGCGCAGGGCCCCGTGTACCGGTGCCAGGAGGACGGCATGGTGGGGCTCGGGTGCGGGGCGCGCTCGTACACGCAGGGCGTGCACTACTCGTCCGAGTACGCGGTGGGCTCCCGCGAGGTGCGCTCCATCATCGCCGCGTACAGCGAGCGGACCGAGGCCTCCTTCGGCGAGGTGGGCTACGGCTTCCAACTGGATGCCGGGGAACAGCGCCGGAGGTACATGCTCCTGTCCCTGCTGGCGGACGGCGTGGACCTGGCGGTCTACCAGGAGCGCTTCCGGGCCAGCGCGTGGGAGGACTTCCCGGAGCTGGCGGAGCTGGAGGCGCACGGCCTGGCCCGGCGGGGGGAGGGCAGGGTCCTGCTCACGCCGGAGGGGGTGGAGCGCTCGGACCTCATTGGCCCCTGGCTGCACTCCGGCGGGGTGCGCGAGCGGATGCAGGAGTACTCCTGGCGATGA
- a CDS encoding STM4013/SEN3800 family hydrolase produces the protein MDMKTVVGSHDLLLLTLDTLRYDVAEALAAQGRTPVLASLLPGGRWEQRHSPASFTYAAHHAFFAGFLPTPVAPGLHPRLFAMRFEGSETTAPGTCVFDAPDLVTGLAGRGYHTLCIGGVGFFNKLNPLGRVLPGLFAESHWGPELGVREPQSTRHQVALAVSRLEALPREQRVFLFLNVSALHQPNRHYLPGATQDSRASHAAALEYVDSQLPPLFAALRRRGPSFCIVCSDHGTAYGEDGHTGHRLGHPVVWTVPYAEFLLPRETAP, from the coding sequence ATGGACATGAAGACCGTGGTCGGCTCGCACGACCTGCTCCTGCTGACCTTGGATACCCTGCGCTACGACGTGGCCGAGGCGCTCGCCGCGCAGGGAAGGACGCCTGTCCTGGCCTCCCTGCTGCCGGGAGGCCGCTGGGAACAGCGCCACTCGCCCGCCAGCTTCACCTACGCTGCGCATCACGCCTTCTTCGCCGGGTTCTTGCCGACGCCGGTGGCCCCGGGGCTTCACCCCCGGTTGTTCGCCATGCGCTTCGAGGGCAGTGAGACGACGGCCCCGGGGACGTGCGTCTTCGATGCGCCCGACCTCGTCACGGGGCTGGCCGGCCGTGGCTACCACACGCTCTGTATTGGAGGGGTTGGCTTCTTCAACAAGCTCAACCCCCTGGGCCGGGTGCTTCCGGGGCTCTTCGCGGAGAGTCACTGGGGTCCTGAACTGGGCGTGAGAGAGCCTCAGTCCACCCGGCACCAGGTGGCCCTGGCCGTGAGCCGCTTGGAGGCCCTGCCTCGCGAGCAGCGGGTCTTCCTCTTCCTGAACGTGTCGGCGCTGCACCAGCCCAACCGACACTACCTGCCCGGCGCCACGCAGGATTCGCGCGCCTCGCATGCCGCGGCCCTGGAGTATGTCGACTCCCAGCTCCCGCCCCTCTTCGCCGCCCTGCGGCGCCGGGGGCCCTCTTTCTGTATCGTCTGCTCGGACCATGGCACCGCCTATGGGGAGGACGGCCATACCGGCCACCGCCTGGGCCACCCCGTCGTGTGGACGGTGCCCTATGCTGAGTTTCTGCTGCCTCGAGAGACCGCCCCATGA
- a CDS encoding HAD family hydrolase — translation MRPRAVFFDLDDTLIDRTGAFARYVDGLIARYPSAFPPSRRAALVSDIHAWDRRGGSDRSVFCRQVTAACPGLGLTPEALWEDMSSRLPLLVVPDDGVCAWLERLTATRPVALVSNGSGRVQRTKLARARLSALLPDVFLSGEVGAEKPDPRIFQAALARVDRAPGEVLHVGDDPERDIAGAARLGLATCWVSHGREWPQALPPPTFTVERIPARIQNIAEVLARWT, via the coding sequence ATGCGGCCCCGGGCCGTCTTCTTCGATTTGGATGACACGCTGATCGACCGTACGGGCGCCTTCGCGCGCTACGTGGACGGCCTCATCGCGCGTTATCCCTCCGCCTTCCCTCCGTCCCGCCGGGCCGCGCTGGTGTCGGACATTCACGCCTGGGATCGCCGGGGCGGCTCCGACCGGAGCGTGTTCTGCCGTCAGGTGACGGCCGCGTGTCCGGGGCTGGGGCTCACCCCCGAGGCACTCTGGGAAGACATGTCCTCCCGGCTGCCGCTGCTGGTCGTCCCCGATGACGGGGTGTGTGCCTGGCTGGAGCGGCTCACGGCGACGCGGCCCGTGGCCCTCGTCTCGAATGGCTCTGGCCGGGTGCAGCGCACGAAGCTGGCCCGGGCCCGGCTCTCGGCGCTGCTGCCGGACGTCTTTCTCTCCGGGGAGGTGGGGGCGGAGAAGCCGGATCCCCGCATCTTCCAGGCGGCGCTCGCCCGGGTGGACCGTGCTCCCGGCGAGGTGCTTCACGTGGGGGATGATCCCGAGCGGGACATCGCGGGTGCGGCCCGCCTGGGGCTGGCGACCTGCTGGGTGTCCCATGGACGGGAGTGGCCGCAGGCGCTGCCGCCACCCACCTTCACCGTGGAGCGCATTCCCGCGCGCATCCAGAACATCGCGGAGGTCCTCGCCCGATGGACATGA
- a CDS encoding S1 family peptidase codes for MKRSMNMNRRGRFVPAVCAVILAGAAEAADHQTPKSAGLTIEASAPPQGFSSWNELMAAQVPLNEAADALSALIEGQRMSGYAGIVLDVPGRKVTLYWKAGQKLPVEVSNLLGQLNARPGVQTAVADAAYSNEELEAETKRLFQQASVQGLAPGMQLLKVAPLPGWAGLQVKVSGSAEEASRLQLFRQSSVRLSFEQGKPAALLSRMDDWAPFYGGARIRIGSSPSANSCSSGFAVGNIFGKALLTAAHCPLGNGTPIYTGVGNYMGESEGYYKPLDTARIDAMSAGSIYDGGVGTGEFLKGVVGYSQNYIGNWVCTSGSFSGARCNILVTNVNIYWQDITTYTYGPMVEAEEQSQENAAGPGDSGGPVFSLATTEGDVIAKGTISGGDSYDNPATCTGDTSRTGCSYRIMYPDIKRLLDQHSMWIETE; via the coding sequence ATGAAGCGGAGCATGAACATGAACCGCCGTGGGCGGTTTGTCCCGGCGGTGTGTGCTGTCATCCTGGCGGGTGCGGCCGAGGCCGCGGATCACCAGACACCGAAGTCCGCCGGGCTGACGATCGAGGCAAGCGCGCCTCCCCAGGGATTCTCCTCCTGGAATGAGCTGATGGCCGCGCAGGTGCCCTTGAATGAGGCCGCGGACGCGCTGAGCGCGCTGATCGAGGGCCAGCGGATGTCTGGCTATGCGGGCATCGTCCTCGATGTGCCCGGGCGGAAGGTGACCCTGTATTGGAAAGCGGGGCAGAAGCTTCCCGTCGAGGTGTCCAACCTCCTGGGCCAGCTCAACGCGCGTCCTGGCGTCCAGACCGCGGTGGCGGACGCCGCGTATTCGAATGAAGAGCTGGAGGCCGAGACGAAGCGCCTCTTCCAGCAAGCCTCCGTGCAAGGGCTTGCGCCAGGGATGCAACTCCTCAAGGTGGCCCCGCTGCCGGGTTGGGCGGGCCTTCAGGTGAAGGTCAGCGGCTCGGCCGAGGAGGCGTCCCGGCTGCAGCTCTTCCGCCAGAGCAGCGTCCGGCTGTCGTTCGAGCAGGGAAAGCCCGCGGCCCTGCTCTCGCGCATGGATGACTGGGCTCCCTTCTACGGCGGCGCCCGGATCCGGATAGGCTCCTCCCCCAGCGCCAACTCCTGCTCCTCGGGGTTCGCGGTGGGCAACATCTTCGGCAAGGCGCTCCTCACCGCCGCCCACTGCCCGCTGGGCAATGGCACGCCCATCTACACGGGCGTGGGCAACTACATGGGCGAGTCCGAGGGGTATTACAAGCCTTTGGATACCGCCCGCATCGACGCGATGTCCGCCGGCTCGATCTATGACGGTGGGGTGGGAACCGGAGAGTTCCTCAAGGGAGTGGTGGGCTACAGCCAGAACTACATTGGCAACTGGGTCTGCACCTCGGGCTCCTTCTCGGGGGCCCGGTGCAACATCCTGGTGACCAACGTCAACATCTACTGGCAAGACATCACCACCTACACCTATGGCCCCATGGTGGAGGCGGAGGAGCAGAGCCAGGAGAACGCGGCCGGCCCCGGAGACAGCGGCGGCCCCGTCTTCTCGCTGGCCACGACGGAGGGCGATGTCATCGCCAAGGGAACCATCAGCGGTGGTGACAGCTATGACAATCCGGCCACCTGCACGGGCGACACGTCCCGGACGGGGTGCAGCTACCGGATCATGTACCCCGACATCAAGCGGCTCCTGGACCAGCACAGCATGTGGATCGAGACCGAGTAA
- a CDS encoding trypsin-like serine protease: MKRSSLFFLALACLGMACGEVSLPETGLPPDVAQRSDAIINGTYADPNNEPFALLNTHNGGVCTATLHTNYWLLTAKHCLDTYDLTYPHTVQVKMGVQSRRPRKFILHPTEDVAIILLSQPFSIQNDDHSFLWPLYNGPSSALNGQRLLIAGYGGNIPGDNPNTNGAGTLRHSSFDVTVSASAPQFLQVQRTSGRQLAPGDSGGGSFWNEGASTAQCPYGYMPGCIAGISISCDYAPGDPVAVFCTQLAASTFHDWFYANIQPTNAAAFVSQSVPTQVQAGQTFTVSITLRNTGASVWEDYTGYRLGSQAPQDNNIWGAGGRIGLDLYDLVSPGATKTFQFTATAPNLRYTGTRVFQWRMLRENVEWFGDFTPPVSITVHGWDGEEPEDPCEARPWLCEEPDICDTQPWKCPLEEP, encoded by the coding sequence ATGAAACGCTCATCTCTTTTCTTCTTGGCCCTGGCTTGCCTGGGCATGGCTTGCGGCGAAGTCTCCCTTCCGGAGACCGGACTTCCTCCGGACGTGGCTCAGCGCAGCGACGCCATCATCAATGGCACCTACGCGGACCCGAATAACGAGCCCTTCGCCCTGCTCAATACCCACAACGGGGGCGTCTGCACCGCCACCCTCCACACGAACTACTGGCTCCTCACGGCGAAGCACTGCCTCGACACGTATGACCTGACCTATCCGCACACGGTCCAGGTCAAGATGGGGGTGCAGAGCCGCAGACCGCGGAAGTTCATCCTCCACCCCACCGAGGATGTCGCCATCATCCTGCTGAGCCAGCCTTTCTCCATCCAGAACGATGATCACTCCTTCTTGTGGCCGCTCTACAACGGCCCGTCATCGGCGCTGAATGGCCAACGTCTGCTCATCGCGGGGTATGGCGGCAACATTCCGGGCGACAATCCGAATACCAATGGCGCCGGGACGCTGCGGCACTCCAGCTTCGATGTCACCGTCTCCGCCAGCGCGCCTCAGTTCCTGCAGGTGCAGCGGACCTCGGGGCGGCAGCTGGCGCCGGGAGACTCGGGAGGCGGGAGCTTCTGGAATGAGGGCGCCTCCACCGCGCAGTGCCCTTATGGCTACATGCCAGGCTGCATCGCGGGCATTTCCATCTCCTGTGACTACGCACCGGGAGATCCCGTGGCGGTCTTCTGCACCCAGCTGGCCGCCAGCACCTTCCATGACTGGTTCTACGCGAACATCCAGCCCACCAACGCCGCGGCCTTCGTGAGCCAGTCGGTGCCCACGCAAGTCCAGGCGGGCCAGACGTTCACGGTGTCCATCACCCTGCGCAACACCGGCGCCTCTGTATGGGAGGATTACACCGGCTACCGGCTGGGCTCGCAGGCGCCGCAAGACAACAACATCTGGGGCGCCGGCGGACGGATCGGGCTCGACCTCTATGACCTGGTCTCACCGGGCGCCACCAAGACCTTCCAGTTCACGGCCACCGCCCCTAACCTGCGGTACACGGGCACCCGGGTCTTCCAGTGGCGCATGCTCCGGGAGAACGTCGAGTGGTTTGGCGACTTCACGCCCCCCGTCAGCATCACCGTGCACGGGTGGGATGGCGAGGAACCGGAAGATCCATGCGAGGCCCGGCCCTGGCTGTGCGAGGAGCCGGATATCTGCGATACCCAGCCCTGGAAGTGTCCTCTCGAAGAGCCCTGA
- a CDS encoding double-CXXCG motif protein, translated as MNAKKGSAVRFYAVKKAPGKALTGDMQVVSKWLLPGVKCSQCGATWSEAGVAYPCVDLSNHPQQAEFTQPRAEPIEEFERLRESVRPLLPKGALLPPGTSLGPSVGTAQGEFGAFFFEQPWVLFVSQEAMASLAKAGVKGLLGCKPELTFRRKTRMPELVELQLEPLGRLHEECLPVGPPPCSRCGRTGHSLPAALLLDAESLPRQSDLFRLANFSTVLVGTERFKDAVQSLGLEGISFHEIPQKGHSEG; from the coding sequence ATGAACGCGAAGAAAGGTAGCGCTGTGCGGTTCTACGCAGTGAAAAAGGCTCCAGGCAAAGCACTCACGGGAGACATGCAGGTGGTGTCGAAGTGGTTGCTCCCCGGGGTGAAGTGTTCCCAATGCGGAGCAACCTGGTCCGAAGCTGGGGTTGCCTATCCCTGCGTGGATCTTTCGAACCACCCGCAGCAGGCCGAGTTCACCCAGCCTCGTGCCGAACCGATCGAGGAGTTCGAGCGGTTGCGTGAGAGTGTTCGCCCGTTGCTTCCGAAAGGGGCCTTGCTTCCACCTGGGACGAGCCTGGGCCCCTCCGTGGGGACAGCCCAAGGTGAATTTGGCGCTTTCTTCTTCGAGCAGCCTTGGGTGTTGTTCGTGAGCCAAGAGGCCATGGCATCGCTGGCGAAAGCAGGTGTGAAGGGCCTGCTCGGATGCAAACCCGAGCTGACATTCCGCCGGAAGACCCGCATGCCCGAACTGGTCGAACTCCAACTCGAACCCTTGGGACGGTTGCACGAGGAATGTTTGCCTGTGGGTCCTCCGCCCTGCTCGAGGTGTGGGCGTACGGGCCATTCCCTTCCGGCAGCGCTTCTGCTCGACGCGGAATCTCTTCCCCGCCAGAGCGATTTGTTCCGATTGGCCAACTTTTCCACCGTGCTGGTGGGGACCGAGCGTTTCAAAGATGCCGTCCAGAGCCTGGGCCTCGAGGGCATCTCCTTCCACGAGATTCCCCAAAAAGGTCACTCAGAGGGCTGA
- a CDS encoding WbuC family cupin fold metalloprotein codes for MSTSSRRALDAPEGELVVLSRSLVDEVAEASRASPRRRIILPFHKDESELLHRMLNVVQPDSYVRPHRHLDPPKAEAWVVLRGALAFFTFEEDGRVRECLALNATGECFGVDLAPGIFHGLIALAPDTVLFEVKNGPYAPANDKSFAPWAPAEGSPEAMAYMQQLRGEFRRRHGEASP; via the coding sequence ATGAGCACTTCGTCCCGCCGTGCCCTGGACGCCCCTGAGGGCGAACTCGTCGTTCTGTCACGGAGCTTGGTCGATGAGGTCGCGGAGGCGTCCCGGGCAAGCCCGCGCCGGCGCATCATCCTGCCCTTCCACAAGGACGAGTCGGAGCTGCTGCACCGGATGCTCAACGTCGTCCAGCCGGACAGCTACGTGCGGCCACATCGCCACCTGGATCCGCCCAAGGCGGAGGCCTGGGTGGTGCTCCGGGGGGCGCTGGCCTTCTTCACCTTCGAGGAGGATGGGCGGGTGCGGGAGTGCCTCGCGTTGAATGCCACGGGGGAGTGTTTCGGGGTGGATCTCGCGCCCGGCATCTTCCATGGCCTCATCGCCCTGGCGCCGGACACGGTGCTCTTCGAAGTGAAGAATGGGCCTTACGCGCCAGCGAATGACAAGTCCTTCGCCCCCTGGGCACCCGCGGAGGGGTCCCCGGAGGCGATGGCGTACATGCAGCAACTGCGCGGCGAGTTCCGGCGGCGCCACGGTGAAGCATCACCATGA
- a CDS encoding CBS domain-containing protein, protein MAKLIREVMTRDVEVVRPSDTVREAAQKMRDLDVGPIPVCDGQRVQGMITDRDIVVRAIAEGMDPAQTRVADIMTKGIQYCFDDDEAEDVLERMEEQQLRRFIVVDREKNLVGIVALGDLAGKESGQRVGKTLEGISEPASHA, encoded by the coding sequence ATGGCGAAGTTGATCCGTGAGGTCATGACCCGCGATGTGGAAGTTGTCCGTCCGTCCGACACCGTGCGCGAGGCCGCCCAGAAGATGCGCGACCTGGACGTAGGTCCCATCCCCGTCTGCGATGGTCAGCGCGTGCAGGGCATGATCACCGACCGCGACATCGTGGTGCGCGCCATCGCCGAGGGAATGGATCCCGCCCAGACACGCGTGGCCGACATCATGACCAAGGGGATTCAGTACTGCTTCGATGACGATGAGGCCGAGGATGTCCTCGAGCGCATGGAAGAGCAGCAGCTCCGCCGCTTCATCGTGGTGGACCGCGAGAAGAACCTCGTCGGCATCGTGGCGCTGGGAGACCTGGCAGGCAAGGAGAGCGGCCAGCGCGTGGGCAAGACGCTGGAGGGCATCTCCGAGCCCGCGAGCCACGCCTGA
- a CDS encoding iron-containing alcohol dehydrogenase encodes MQPFDMPSEARVTEMSWPTKIVFGVGALQRLPAQVARLKMQRPLVVTDAGVVKAGLAQRVFDVLKGAGVVYAVFDRVEPNPTEKDVFAGLEAYRHHQCDGIVALGGGSPLDAAKLVQLLTTHEPPLSRYDDAKGGDQYVRDDLPPLIAIPTTAGTGSEVSRSGVATLADTGRKTVIFSPHLLPRAAICDPELTLGLPPGPTAATGMDAFTHCLEAYVSNGFHPLADAVAIDGIARVGRSLITAVKEGSNVAARADMMVAAMQGAMAFQKGLGACHALAHALTPISNLHHGLANAIVLPVVMEFNRPTCTARLARVAVAMGEFSNVREDVLAANLIERIRKLNAAIGIPARLRDVGVQEKDLARIASKAFEDASHLGNPRKCTEEDLLALAREAF; translated from the coding sequence ATGCAGCCGTTTGATATGCCGTCCGAAGCCCGCGTCACGGAGATGTCCTGGCCCACGAAGATTGTCTTCGGGGTGGGCGCACTCCAGCGGCTGCCCGCCCAGGTGGCGCGGCTGAAGATGCAGCGTCCGCTGGTGGTGACGGACGCGGGCGTGGTGAAGGCAGGGCTGGCCCAGCGCGTGTTCGACGTGCTGAAGGGCGCCGGGGTGGTGTACGCGGTGTTCGACCGCGTGGAGCCCAACCCCACGGAGAAGGACGTCTTCGCCGGGCTGGAGGCGTACCGCCACCACCAGTGTGATGGCATCGTGGCGCTGGGAGGCGGCAGCCCCCTGGATGCCGCCAAGCTGGTGCAGCTCTTGACCACGCACGAGCCGCCGCTGTCGCGCTACGACGACGCGAAGGGCGGGGACCAGTACGTGCGGGACGATCTGCCGCCGCTCATCGCCATTCCCACCACGGCGGGAACCGGCTCGGAGGTGAGCCGCTCGGGCGTGGCGACGCTGGCGGACACGGGGCGCAAGACGGTCATCTTCAGCCCTCACCTGTTGCCTCGGGCGGCCATCTGCGATCCGGAGCTGACGCTCGGGCTGCCGCCGGGACCCACGGCGGCCACGGGCATGGATGCCTTCACGCACTGCCTGGAGGCCTATGTCTCCAATGGCTTCCACCCGCTGGCGGACGCGGTGGCCATCGATGGCATTGCCCGGGTAGGGCGCTCGCTCATCACCGCCGTGAAGGAGGGCAGCAACGTCGCGGCCCGGGCCGACATGATGGTGGCGGCGATGCAGGGCGCGATGGCCTTCCAGAAGGGGCTGGGGGCCTGCCATGCGCTGGCGCATGCCCTCACGCCCATCTCGAACCTGCACCACGGCCTGGCCAACGCCATCGTGCTGCCGGTGGTGATGGAGTTCAACCGGCCCACCTGCACGGCGCGGCTGGCCCGCGTGGCGGTGGCCATGGGGGAGTTCTCCAACGTGCGTGAAGACGTGCTCGCGGCCAACCTCATCGAGCGCATCCGCAAGCTCAACGCCGCCATCGGCATTCCCGCGCGGCTGCGGGACGTGGGCGTGCAGGAGAAGGACCTGGCGCGCATCGCCTCCAAGGCTTTCGAGGATGCCTCGCACCTGGGCAATCCGCGCAAGTGCACCGAGGAGGATCTGCTGGCGCTGGCGCGCGAGGCCTTCTAG
- a CDS encoding glutamine synthetase family protein, translated as MATRPKKKVFSQTALARNARAKPKGERLSPVKREPSGVDALHQWFEQKGVRKVKVGAVDIDGVWRGKYISKDKFFSAAKSNLGFCDVVFGWDLADELLDNTKVTGWHTGYPDATAHVDVSSGRIIPWEPDTAAFLLDFVNADGSAYGPSPRQLLHKVGRRARDMGFLPKFGAEYEFFIFKETPQSLKEKGFQNLTPLTPGMFGYSWLRTSMNSGLVHAIIDGCNAFGLDIEGFHTETGPGVFEAAIRYDDLEKSADKAVLFKTAVKEICARHGLTACFMAKVNAKLPGCSGHVHQSLWTLKGDQNTFYDANGQHGMSQTMRHYLGGQVALMPELTALYWPTVNSYKRSVENTWAPTTATWGRENRTTAIRVIGDNPKAMRLEYRQLGADMNAYIGMAASLAAGLWGIENEVEPPPVCAGNGYEATAQPLPRNLKEAVALLSASERARELLGEDFVDHYVRTRQWEVRQYERAVTNWELERYMELI; from the coding sequence ATGGCCACCCGCCCCAAGAAGAAGGTCTTCTCCCAAACGGCCCTGGCCCGGAATGCACGCGCCAAGCCAAAGGGCGAGCGCCTGAGCCCCGTGAAGCGCGAGCCCTCCGGGGTGGACGCGCTGCACCAGTGGTTCGAGCAGAAGGGTGTCCGCAAGGTGAAGGTGGGCGCGGTGGACATCGACGGGGTGTGGCGCGGCAAGTACATCTCGAAGGACAAGTTCTTCTCGGCGGCCAAGAGCAACCTGGGCTTCTGTGACGTCGTCTTCGGCTGGGACCTGGCCGACGAACTGCTCGACAACACGAAGGTGACGGGCTGGCACACGGGCTACCCGGACGCGACCGCCCATGTGGACGTGTCCTCGGGCCGCATCATCCCCTGGGAGCCGGACACGGCGGCCTTCCTGCTCGACTTCGTCAACGCGGACGGCTCCGCGTATGGGCCGAGCCCCCGTCAGCTGCTGCACAAGGTGGGCCGCCGGGCGCGGGACATGGGCTTTTTGCCCAAGTTCGGCGCCGAGTACGAGTTCTTCATCTTCAAGGAGACGCCTCAGTCCCTGAAGGAGAAGGGCTTCCAGAACCTGACGCCGCTCACGCCGGGCATGTTCGGCTACTCGTGGCTGCGCACCTCGATGAACTCGGGGCTGGTGCACGCCATCATCGATGGGTGCAACGCGTTCGGGCTGGACATCGAGGGCTTCCACACCGAGACGGGCCCGGGCGTGTTCGAGGCCGCCATCCGCTATGACGACCTGGAGAAGTCCGCGGACAAGGCGGTGCTCTTCAAGACGGCGGTGAAGGAGATCTGCGCGCGCCACGGCCTGACGGCGTGCTTCATGGCCAAGGTGAACGCGAAGCTGCCGGGGTGCTCGGGGCACGTGCACCAGTCGCTGTGGACGCTCAAGGGCGACCAGAACACCTTCTATGACGCGAACGGGCAGCACGGCATGAGCCAGACGATGCGGCACTACCTGGGCGGCCAGGTGGCGCTGATGCCGGAGCTGACGGCGCTCTACTGGCCCACCGTCAACAGCTACAAGCGCAGCGTGGAGAACACGTGGGCGCCCACCACGGCGACGTGGGGCCGGGAGAACCGCACCACCGCCATCCGTGTCATTGGCGACAACCCCAAGGCCATGCGCCTGGAGTACCGCCAGCTGGGAGCAGACATGAACGCCTACATCGGCATGGCGGCGAGCCTCGCCGCGGGACTGTGGGGAATCGAGAACGAAGTGGAGCCGCCGCCGGTGTGCGCGGGCAATGGCTACGAGGCCACCGCCCAACCGCTGCCGCGCAACCTCAAGGAGGCCGTGGCGCTGCTGTCGGCCTCTGAACGGGCGCGCGAACTGTTGGGTGAAGACTTCGTGGACCACTATGTCCGCACGCGCCAGTGGGAGGTGCGCCAGTATGAGCGCGCCGTCACGAACTGGGAGCTCGAGCGCTACATGGAACTCATCTAG
- a CDS encoding glutamine amidotransferase gives MAPQGGNPGSGRYVVKNVVLLKAGDAATAVRLSAGDYDRWFLQTLGLSGYRFDILPAHQGAKLPEDLSGYDAVMMTGSPLSVTRLEPWMERAAEFMVNAADRGLPVLGVCFGHQLLAHAYGGRVGRNPLGREIGTVEVQLTKQGREDALFHGLPERLAVQATHEDIVVEAPTGATVLAGNANTAVQALAFRPHVRGVQFHPEVQVDTMRALIQARAEGLEADALARGLPAGERVPRLLAGVAPTPAGPRILTNFLERFS, from the coding sequence ATGGCCCCCCAGGGCGGCAACCCAGGATCAGGGAGGTACGTGGTGAAGAATGTTGTCTTGCTGAAAGCAGGGGATGCGGCCACAGCGGTCCGGCTCTCCGCGGGAGACTACGACCGCTGGTTCCTGCAGACCCTGGGACTGTCCGGTTATCGATTCGACATTCTCCCTGCCCACCAGGGCGCGAAGCTGCCGGAAGACCTCTCGGGCTATGACGCGGTGATGATGACGGGCTCGCCCCTGTCCGTGACCCGGCTGGAGCCCTGGATGGAGCGCGCGGCGGAGTTCATGGTGAACGCGGCGGACCGGGGCCTGCCCGTGCTCGGGGTGTGCTTCGGGCACCAGCTCCTGGCCCATGCCTATGGCGGACGCGTGGGCCGCAATCCCCTGGGCCGGGAGATCGGCACCGTGGAGGTGCAGCTGACGAAGCAGGGGCGGGAGGATGCGCTCTTTCACGGGCTGCCCGAGCGGCTCGCCGTTCAGGCCACCCACGAGGACATCGTGGTGGAGGCCCCCACAGGGGCCACGGTGCTCGCGGGCAACGCCAACACCGCCGTCCAGGCGCTCGCCTTCCGGCCCCATGTCCGGGGCGTGCAGTTCCACCCGGAGGTCCAGGTGGACACGATGCGCGCCCTCATCCAGGCCCGGGCCGAGGGGTTGGAGGCCGATGCCCTGGCCCGGGGCCTGCCCGCCGGGGAGCGCGTGCCCCGGCTGCTCGCGGGCGTGGCGCCGACCCCGGCCGGGCCGCGCATCCTGACGAACTTCCTGGAACGCTTCTCCTGA